Proteins co-encoded in one Listeria ivanovii subsp. ivanovii genomic window:
- a CDS encoding DUF1189 domain-containing protein, whose protein sequence is MKKIPFIIQYVKSTLGPNAIFDGRKALGFWQMVIVFIFLNALLLLPVSAHFANQTSFDLPEIMPGMATLGTDQFANDIQSLSLENGELTDKNAHLVEKSNAGVAGVNLTDAELRGAENVINLKANEMQLKDASGYTFEVTYPKDATLAEITSGESLVNWISAQWYLENQAFVFLSMVMMIGSIVFVSSLMLAIFTTLFIWMTKRSSFSKIASFKESLNLTLNALGIPVIAACLIGFIYFDITIIMAVQSLGMVLMIAWTFLKTRFYKTSEKNMAASR, encoded by the coding sequence ATGAAAAAAATTCCATTTATCATTCAATATGTAAAAAGCACATTAGGTCCAAATGCCATTTTTGATGGGCGGAAAGCACTTGGATTTTGGCAAATGGTAATTGTATTTATTTTCTTAAATGCTTTACTATTACTACCAGTTTCGGCTCATTTTGCTAACCAAACAAGTTTTGATTTGCCAGAAATAATGCCGGGAATGGCTACACTCGGAACGGATCAATTCGCGAATGACATCCAAAGTTTATCACTGGAAAACGGAGAATTAACCGATAAAAATGCCCATTTGGTAGAAAAATCGAATGCTGGAGTTGCTGGTGTTAACTTAACCGATGCTGAACTTAGAGGTGCGGAGAATGTGATTAACCTCAAAGCAAACGAAATGCAACTTAAAGATGCGAGTGGTTATACATTTGAAGTAACTTATCCAAAAGATGCCACATTAGCGGAAATTACTTCCGGAGAATCACTGGTTAATTGGATTTCGGCGCAGTGGTATTTAGAAAACCAAGCATTTGTTTTCCTATCCATGGTGATGATGATTGGTTCAATCGTTTTCGTGAGTTCGCTCATGCTAGCTATCTTTACAACACTTTTCATTTGGATGACAAAACGGAGTAGCTTTTCAAAGATTGCTTCTTTTAAAGAATCATTAAATTTAACATTAAACGCACTAGGAATTCCAGTGATTGCCGCATGTCTGATTGGTTTTATCTATTTTGATATTACAATCATTATGGCTGTTCAGTCGCTTGGAATGGTGCTAATGATAGCTTGGACATTTTTGAAGACAAGATTTTATAAGACTAGTGAGAAAAATATGGCTGCTAGTCGCTAA
- a CDS encoding LacI family DNA-binding transcriptional regulator, whose translation MATLADVAKRANVSKMTVSRVINHPDQVSDELKMLVYSAMEALEYVPNYAARALVQNRTQVIKFLILEEIDTVEPYYMNLLTGISRELDKYYYSLQLVTQRSRNIGAYDGLIVTGIRDKDYDMGLLDIDKPVIFYGENKRGYDSIDVDNKKGTALATAHMIEIGFSRVVFLGIDLLDEQFMKSRLEGYEEVVKDHYLQPESYFIANSSSVAEEKAFELLRYNSEKIAIVCASDRIAIGVVRAAAAFGRRFGENIAVTGFDGVFLDRISSPKITTVRSPVVEMGEELAKMLLAKINDHGKPQGNLLFTPELLIRASTTGKEE comes from the coding sequence ATGGCAACTTTAGCAGATGTTGCGAAACGGGCAAATGTCTCCAAAATGACAGTTTCACGGGTTATTAATCATCCAGACCAAGTTTCAGATGAACTGAAAATGCTTGTTTATAGTGCAATGGAAGCGTTAGAGTATGTGCCAAATTATGCTGCTCGGGCGCTTGTTCAAAATAGGACACAAGTAATTAAATTTTTAATTTTAGAAGAAATTGATACAGTAGAACCTTATTATATGAATTTATTAACCGGAATTAGTAGAGAACTTGATAAATATTACTATTCACTCCAACTGGTTACTCAACGTTCTAGAAATATTGGCGCCTATGATGGACTAATTGTTACTGGAATACGTGATAAAGATTATGACATGGGCCTTTTAGATATTGATAAGCCTGTTATTTTTTATGGCGAAAACAAGCGAGGTTATGATTCGATTGATGTGGATAATAAAAAAGGAACAGCGCTTGCGACAGCGCATATGATCGAAATTGGGTTTTCGCGTGTGGTATTTTTAGGAATTGATTTATTAGATGAACAGTTTATGAAGTCACGTTTAGAGGGTTATGAAGAGGTTGTGAAAGATCATTATTTACAGCCAGAAAGTTATTTTATTGCAAATAGTTCTAGTGTGGCAGAAGAAAAAGCATTTGAATTATTACGATATAACTCAGAAAAAATTGCTATTGTTTGCGCATCAGATCGGATTGCCATTGGTGTGGTGCGTGCAGCTGCTGCATTTGGTCGGCGTTTTGGTGAAAATATTGCTGTAACAGGATTTGATGGTGTATTTTTAGACAGAATTTCTTCACCAAAAATTACTACTGTTCGTTCACCTGTAGTAGAAATGGGAGAAGAACTTGCGAAAATGTTACTTGCAAAAATTAATGATCACGGGAAACCTCAAGGAAACTTATTATTTACTCCTGAATTACTGATACGGGCATCGACAACTGGAAAAGAAGAGTAG
- a CDS encoding glycoside hydrolase family 13 protein, giving the protein MEKAGIYHQPASSYAYSYDAKTLHIRIRTKRLDISEVTLIAADPYLWKDEKWQSKSYAMRKIAETEEHDYWFIPVTPEHRRLQYGFLLTDKEGETIFYGGRGFFEATEANLGTMDYYFKFPFIHAVDTFTAPEWVGNTIWYQIFPERFTNGNPSISPENALPWGSKEPSTTDFFGGDIEGIIQHLDYLVELGINGVYLTPVFEAPTNHKYDTIDYKKIDPHFGDKEAFRKLVQEAHKRGIRIMLDAVFNHIGDTSAEWQDVVEKEEKSRYRDWFHIHSFPVRQNENGNIEGEPTLSYDTFAFTTHMPKLNTANSEVQAYLLDIATYWIREFDIDGWRLDVANEVDHAFWKEFKKAVQAEKEDIYILGEIWHDSWIWLLGDEFHAVMNYPFTQTIIENFIEEKITPEQMLSGINEQYMRYPNQVNEVMFNMLDSHDTARILTRANNDSDKVKQALAFMFAHTGSPCIYYGTEIGMDGGNDPGCRKCMEWDETKQNQDMLTFTKKLIALRKENQEIITSGELTWLMASSETGITAFTRELNGEKLYFLFNQAVENQDFTISLEKQATDIWNNQVVSENLIVPGKGFLVIKENS; this is encoded by the coding sequence ATGGAAAAAGCAGGAATTTATCATCAACCGGCTAGTAGCTATGCTTATAGTTATGATGCTAAAACACTACATATTCGGATTAGGACGAAACGATTGGATATTAGCGAAGTTACTTTAATTGCTGCCGACCCTTATTTATGGAAAGACGAAAAGTGGCAGAGCAAGTCTTATGCAATGCGAAAAATTGCAGAAACAGAAGAGCATGATTATTGGTTTATTCCAGTAACACCAGAACATAGACGTTTGCAGTATGGCTTTTTGCTTACTGATAAAGAAGGAGAAACTATCTTTTACGGCGGTCGTGGCTTTTTTGAAGCAACGGAAGCAAACTTAGGTACGATGGATTATTACTTCAAATTTCCGTTTATCCATGCAGTAGATACTTTTACCGCGCCTGAATGGGTTGGTAATACGATTTGGTATCAAATTTTCCCAGAACGTTTTACAAATGGGAATCCAAGTATCTCACCAGAAAATGCTCTGCCATGGGGAAGTAAGGAGCCAAGCACGACAGACTTTTTTGGTGGAGACATTGAAGGAATTATCCAGCATTTAGATTACTTAGTAGAATTAGGAATTAATGGTGTGTATTTGACACCGGTTTTTGAAGCACCAACGAACCATAAATACGACACGATTGATTATAAAAAAATTGATCCACATTTTGGCGATAAAGAGGCATTTAGAAAATTAGTACAGGAAGCGCATAAACGTGGTATTCGAATTATGCTAGACGCTGTATTTAATCATATTGGAGATACGTCTGCTGAATGGCAAGATGTTGTGGAAAAAGAAGAGAAATCTCGTTACCGCGATTGGTTCCATATTCACAGTTTCCCTGTTCGCCAAAATGAAAATGGTAATATCGAGGGAGAACCAACACTTTCTTATGATACGTTTGCTTTTACAACGCATATGCCAAAATTAAATACGGCTAATTCAGAAGTACAAGCGTATTTGCTTGATATTGCGACTTATTGGATTCGCGAATTTGATATTGACGGTTGGCGTTTAGACGTAGCTAATGAGGTGGATCATGCATTTTGGAAAGAATTCAAAAAGGCAGTTCAAGCGGAAAAAGAAGATATTTATATTTTAGGTGAAATTTGGCATGATTCATGGATTTGGTTGCTTGGAGATGAATTCCATGCAGTGATGAACTATCCATTTACACAAACTATTATCGAAAACTTTATTGAGGAGAAAATCACGCCTGAACAAATGCTTTCAGGAATTAATGAGCAATATATGCGCTATCCAAACCAAGTAAATGAAGTCATGTTCAATATGTTAGACAGTCATGATACAGCTAGGATACTTACTAGAGCAAATAACGATAGTGATAAAGTAAAACAAGCTTTAGCATTTATGTTCGCGCATACTGGTTCGCCGTGCATTTATTACGGGACAGAGATTGGTATGGATGGTGGGAATGATCCAGGTTGTCGTAAATGTATGGAATGGGACGAAACGAAACAAAATCAAGATATGCTTACTTTCACCAAAAAACTCATTGCACTAAGAAAAGAAAATCAGGAAATTATCACATCCGGGGAATTAACATGGCTTATGGCAAGTAGCGAAACTGGAATCACGGCGTTTACACGAGAACTAAATGGTGAAAAACTTTATTTCCTTTTCAATCAAGCAGTAGAAAATCAAGATTTCACAATATCATTGGAGAAGCAAGCGACGGATATTTGGAATAATCAAGTTGTATCTGAAAACCTCATCGTACCAGGTAAAGGATTTCTTGTTATCAAAGAAAACAGCTAA
- a CDS encoding sugar ABC transporter permease: MKLEQKQIKSVRKATLLSIIPGLGQFYNKQNFKGIVFFALFALFIIEFFTIGLNALIGLITLGSVPGVDHSLFLMIEGTLQLIVTLLFIGFWFINIFDARRVAKEWNLGETVNRSALAIIKNMFDKGFPYLLTLPAYLVMTFVIIFPVLVTLFMAFTNYDFYHIPPANLIDWVGFKNFFNIFFLSSYRDTFLSVFSWTLVWTICATSLQIVVGVFTAIVANQSFIKGKRLFGVVFLLPWAVPAFITIMSFSNMFNDSIGAINTQVIPLLNHLPFVDMNAIAWKTDPFWTKVALISIQGWLGFPYIYVMVTGVLQAIPGELYEAARIDGASAIQRFRKITLPMILFVTAPVFITQYTFNFNNFSIIYLFNEGGPGSVGAGAGSTDILISWIYKLTTGTSPQYAVAAAVTLLISIIVITVSMIAFKKTNAFGNEEMM, translated from the coding sequence ATGAAACTAGAACAAAAACAGATAAAAAGTGTTCGTAAAGCGACTTTGTTATCAATCATTCCTGGGCTTGGTCAATTTTATAATAAGCAAAATTTTAAAGGGATTGTCTTTTTCGCATTATTTGCTTTGTTTATCATAGAATTCTTTACAATCGGCCTAAATGCACTTATTGGCCTGATCACACTTGGATCAGTTCCAGGTGTTGACCATTCCTTATTCTTAATGATTGAAGGTACTTTACAATTAATTGTGACATTACTATTTATAGGCTTTTGGTTTATAAATATTTTTGATGCAAGACGTGTGGCTAAAGAGTGGAACTTGGGAGAAACTGTTAATAGATCCGCACTTGCTATTATAAAAAATATGTTCGATAAAGGTTTTCCGTACTTACTAACCTTACCAGCATACTTAGTTATGACTTTTGTAATTATTTTCCCAGTATTAGTAACACTTTTCATGGCGTTTACTAACTACGACTTTTATCATATTCCACCAGCTAATTTGATTGACTGGGTCGGTTTTAAGAACTTTTTCAATATTTTCTTCTTGAGTTCGTATCGTGATACTTTCTTAAGCGTATTTTCGTGGACGCTTGTTTGGACAATTTGTGCGACTTCTTTACAAATTGTTGTTGGAGTATTCACGGCAATTGTTGCCAACCAGAGCTTTATTAAGGGAAAACGCTTATTCGGAGTTGTTTTCTTGCTTCCTTGGGCGGTTCCAGCGTTTATCACGATTATGAGTTTCTCGAATATGTTTAATGACAGTATCGGAGCGATTAATACACAAGTCATTCCATTACTGAATCACTTGCCATTTGTGGATATGAATGCAATTGCTTGGAAGACAGATCCGTTCTGGACAAAAGTAGCATTAATTAGTATTCAAGGGTGGCTTGGATTCCCGTATATTTATGTCATGGTTACAGGAGTCTTACAAGCAATTCCTGGTGAACTTTATGAAGCTGCGAGAATTGACGGAGCGAGTGCGATTCAACGTTTCCGTAAAATCACTTTACCAATGATTTTATTCGTAACAGCGCCAGTTTTTATTACACAATATACATTTAACTTTAATAACTTCTCGATTATATACTTATTTAATGAAGGTGGTCCCGGGAGTGTCGGAGCAGGCGCAGGATCAACCGATATCCTGATTTCATGGATTTACAAATTAACAACAGGTACTTCGCCACAATATGCTGTAGCAGCTGCTGTGACGCTACTTATTTCAATTATCGTCATTACGGTTTCGATGATTGCCTTTAAGAAAACGAATGCCTTTGGAAACGAGGAGATGATGTAA
- a CDS encoding extracellular solute-binding protein translates to MKRFKKVGIVSAVLVMALSLAACGGGKDTSKSGSSDGEKTLTVSVDAGYKDYVNKIKGDFESDNNVKVKVVEKDMFETLEALPLDGPAGTAPDVMMSAFDRIGSLGQQGHLAEVKLDNKADYDKKDQKQVTIDDKIYGAPAIIETLVLYYNKDLLDKAPETFNDLETLAKDPRFAFTSEKGKNTGFLAKWTDFYFSYGLLAGYGGYVFGDEGTNPKDIGLNNKGSVEGITYATKWFQDVWPKGMQDNKSADDFIQDQFVKGKTAAILGGPWSAANYKEAKINYGVAKIPTLDNGKEYSPFAGGKGWVVSNYSKNKDVAQKWLDYVTNQENQETLYDMTNEVPANLKARDTAQSKNDELTNAVIEQYKNAQPMPNIPEMSEVWTGAENLMFDAASGSKTPQQSADDAVKVIEDNVTQKYTK, encoded by the coding sequence ATGAAGCGTTTTAAAAAAGTGGGAATAGTTTCAGCGGTTTTAGTAATGGCTTTAAGCTTAGCAGCATGTGGTGGTGGAAAAGATACTAGTAAATCGGGCTCGTCTGACGGTGAAAAAACACTGACTGTTTCTGTTGACGCAGGTTACAAAGACTACGTGAACAAGATAAAAGGTGACTTTGAAAGTGATAACAATGTAAAAGTAAAAGTAGTGGAAAAAGATATGTTTGAAACACTTGAAGCACTTCCACTTGATGGTCCTGCTGGTACTGCACCAGACGTTATGATGTCTGCTTTTGATAGAATCGGCAGTCTTGGACAACAAGGGCACTTGGCAGAAGTGAAGCTTGATAATAAAGCTGATTATGATAAAAAAGATCAAAAACAAGTAACCATTGATGATAAAATTTACGGTGCTCCAGCAATTATTGAAACATTAGTTCTTTACTATAATAAAGACTTGCTTGATAAAGCTCCTGAAACTTTTAACGACTTAGAAACATTAGCTAAAGATCCTCGCTTTGCTTTCACTTCTGAAAAAGGTAAAAACACTGGTTTCTTAGCTAAATGGACTGACTTCTACTTCTCTTACGGTCTTCTTGCAGGATATGGTGGTTATGTTTTCGGCGATGAAGGTACTAATCCAAAAGATATTGGCTTAAACAATAAAGGTTCTGTTGAAGGAATTACTTATGCAACTAAATGGTTCCAAGATGTATGGCCAAAAGGAATGCAAGATAATAAGAGTGCAGATGACTTCATCCAAGACCAATTTGTCAAAGGAAAAACAGCAGCAATCTTAGGTGGACCATGGTCAGCGGCTAACTATAAAGAAGCAAAAATTAATTATGGTGTAGCAAAAATCCCAACACTTGATAATGGTAAAGAATATTCTCCGTTTGCAGGTGGTAAAGGCTGGGTTGTAAGTAACTATTCTAAAAATAAAGACGTAGCTCAAAAATGGTTAGATTATGTAACAAACCAAGAAAATCAAGAAACACTTTATGATATGACAAATGAAGTACCAGCAAACTTAAAAGCACGCGACACAGCACAATCTAAAAATGATGAATTGACTAATGCCGTTATCGAACAATATAAAAATGCACAACCAATGCCAAATATTCCAGAAATGTCGGAAGTATGGACTGGCGCAGAAAATCTAATGTTTGATGCAGCGTCTGGTTCTAAAACACCGCAACAATCAGCAGACGATGCGGTGAAAGTAATAGAAGATAATGTAACACAAAAATACACGAAATAA
- a CDS encoding CPBP family intramembrane glutamic endopeptidase, whose translation MENPLNVKKQGYWLFSSALLIGILYQLLPYIISNIATLEFIGAYFNAFFMGIIAYIILKAEFLNWFKHFSFKWLLIGAPSLIIISTVFSFIWAFISGGGIAENSINSVLSWSYLLQYIPFMLLGEELLSISLLYAAWKKWNWKFWQASLLCSLLFAAWHLSAYDYNLLQCIITLAPARLVLNYLFKKSNSIWVTFLVHLIFDTFAFLPILLK comes from the coding sequence ATGGAAAATCCATTAAATGTTAAAAAACAAGGTTATTGGTTATTCTCCAGCGCATTACTAATTGGGATACTTTATCAGCTTTTGCCATATATCATTTCCAACATCGCTACCCTAGAATTCATTGGCGCTTATTTTAACGCATTTTTTATGGGAATTATTGCTTATATTATTTTAAAAGCAGAGTTCTTGAATTGGTTTAAACATTTCAGCTTTAAATGGCTTCTAATTGGAGCACCATCATTAATTATTATCAGCACTGTTTTCAGCTTTATTTGGGCCTTTATCTCTGGCGGGGGCATAGCAGAAAACAGCATCAATAGTGTGCTTAGTTGGTCTTATTTACTACAATATATTCCATTTATGCTACTCGGTGAGGAATTACTATCCATCAGCTTATTATATGCCGCTTGGAAAAAGTGGAACTGGAAATTTTGGCAAGCTTCCTTGTTATGTTCCTTACTTTTCGCAGCATGGCATTTATCTGCATATGATTATAACTTATTGCAATGTATCATTACCCTCGCACCTGCTCGATTAGTTCTAAATTACTTGTTTAAAAAAAGCAACTCCATTTGGGTTACTTTCCTTGTTCATTTAATATTCGATACATTTGCTTTCTTACCAATACTACTAAAATAA
- a CDS encoding glycoside hydrolase family 65 protein has protein sequence MAQNQLFEISPWTLRTTKLDKENKRLQESLTSLGNGYMGMRGNFEEGYSGDSHIGTYYAGVWFPDKTRVGWWKNGYPDYFGKVINGLNFIGIDVRLDGEKLDLFTDEVSDFELILDMKKGTLSRHFTVVKNNKSFRVSAERFLSVETKELAVIRYQVEALSDATVELTSYLDGNVQNEDANYEEMFWQEVEQFSDTNKGSLITKTIPNNFDTPRFTVSAVVENRTNATNETNQTKSLYAENKYHFDLKANEVAQIEKRVVITTSRDFSEIEVLGAGEAILNKLASSSYEELLAAHVAGWRERWDKADVEIAGDDSAQQGIRFNIFQLFATYYGEDARLNIGPKGFTGEKYGGATYWDTEAFALPMYLSLTDKSVSHNLLKYRHDQLAGAKINAKKVGLDGALYPMVTFTGVECHNEWEITFEEIHRNGAIAYAIYNYTNYTGDDSYLKTDGIEVLTEITRFWADRVHLSDRLDKYMIHGVTGPNEYDNNVSNNWYTNYIAAWTIRYTLQNLDTESKKHFDITEFEIAKWEDIVHRMYYPFDEKWQIFVQHDTFLDKELRSTDTLKAEDRPINQNWSWDKILRSCFIKQADVLQGLYLFHDDFDFDTKQRNFEFYEPLTVHESSLSPAVHSVLAAEIGKHDKAVELYKRTARLDLDNINNDTEDGLHITSMAGSWLSIVQGFAGMRISDGKLRFAPFLPIGWSNYRFKINFRDRLLEVNVAEGDVTIKLCHGEPIEIQLYEQLHKIKKEIKITK, from the coding sequence ATGGCACAGAATCAATTATTTGAAATTAGTCCATGGACATTACGAACAACCAAATTAGATAAAGAAAACAAGCGACTTCAAGAAAGTTTAACTTCGCTTGGTAATGGTTACATGGGGATGCGCGGGAATTTTGAAGAAGGATACTCCGGCGATAGCCATATTGGAACATATTATGCAGGTGTTTGGTTTCCTGATAAAACACGCGTTGGTTGGTGGAAAAATGGCTACCCAGATTATTTTGGCAAAGTCATTAACGGACTAAATTTTATTGGGATCGACGTTCGACTTGATGGTGAAAAACTAGATTTATTCACAGATGAAGTGAGCGATTTCGAGCTTATTTTAGATATGAAAAAAGGTACACTCAGTCGTCATTTCACAGTAGTTAAAAATAACAAATCTTTCCGAGTTTCGGCAGAGCGGTTTTTAAGTGTTGAAACAAAAGAGTTGGCAGTTATTCGTTACCAAGTGGAAGCGTTAAGCGATGCGACAGTCGAATTAACTTCTTATTTAGATGGTAATGTTCAAAATGAAGATGCTAACTATGAAGAAATGTTTTGGCAAGAAGTCGAACAATTTTCCGATACGAATAAAGGTTCACTAATTACAAAAACGATTCCGAATAACTTTGATACGCCACGTTTTACTGTTTCTGCTGTGGTAGAAAATCGTACCAATGCGACCAACGAAACAAATCAAACGAAATCACTTTACGCAGAAAATAAGTATCACTTTGATTTAAAAGCAAATGAAGTGGCGCAAATTGAAAAACGAGTGGTAATTACGACTTCTCGTGACTTTTCTGAGATAGAGGTTCTAGGTGCTGGTGAGGCTATCTTGAATAAACTTGCCTCAAGCTCTTACGAAGAACTTCTCGCAGCTCACGTTGCCGGTTGGCGCGAACGCTGGGATAAAGCTGATGTGGAAATTGCTGGAGATGATTCCGCGCAACAAGGAATCCGCTTTAATATTTTTCAATTATTTGCAACTTATTACGGTGAAGATGCACGGTTAAACATTGGCCCTAAAGGCTTTACAGGTGAAAAATATGGCGGTGCAACTTATTGGGACACGGAAGCATTTGCATTACCAATGTACTTATCATTAACCGATAAATCTGTTAGTCACAATTTATTGAAATATCGTCACGACCAATTAGCGGGAGCCAAAATCAATGCTAAGAAAGTCGGTTTAGACGGCGCGCTTTATCCAATGGTAACTTTTACAGGTGTAGAATGCCACAACGAATGGGAAATCACTTTTGAAGAAATCCACAGAAATGGTGCGATTGCTTATGCGATTTATAACTATACAAATTATACGGGCGACGACAGCTATTTGAAAACAGATGGTATCGAAGTTCTAACTGAAATTACCCGTTTCTGGGCTGACCGAGTGCATTTATCTGATCGGTTAGATAAATACATGATTCACGGTGTTACAGGGCCGAATGAATATGATAATAACGTCAGCAATAACTGGTATACCAACTATATTGCCGCGTGGACAATTCGCTACACGCTTCAAAACCTAGACACTGAATCGAAAAAACATTTTGATATTACAGAATTTGAAATTGCTAAATGGGAAGACATTGTGCATAGAATGTATTATCCTTTTGATGAGAAGTGGCAAATTTTCGTTCAGCACGATACATTCTTAGATAAAGAATTACGTTCAACAGATACACTGAAAGCAGAAGACAGACCTATTAATCAAAACTGGTCTTGGGATAAGATTTTACGTTCTTGCTTCATTAAACAGGCAGATGTTCTGCAAGGGTTATATTTATTCCATGATGACTTCGACTTTGATACGAAACAACGTAATTTTGAATTTTATGAACCGCTGACAGTCCATGAATCCAGTTTATCGCCAGCAGTCCATTCCGTGTTAGCTGCGGAAATTGGGAAGCATGATAAAGCGGTGGAACTTTATAAACGAACCGCTCGACTTGATTTAGACAATATTAATAACGATACCGAAGATGGACTCCACATTACATCAATGGCAGGAAGCTGGCTCTCGATTGTTCAAGGGTTTGCCGGCATGCGAATTTCTGATGGGAAACTTCGATTTGCACCGTTTTTACCAATTGGTTGGAGCAATTACCGTTTTAAAATTAACTTCCGTGATCGTTTGCTAGAAGTGAATGTCGCTGAAGGCGATGTGACCATTAAATTATGTCACGGGGAGCCGATAGAAATTCAATTATATGAGCAACTCCACAAAATTAAAAAGGAGATAAAAATAACTAAATAA
- a CDS encoding sugar ABC transporter permease: protein MRDFMKDQRTTKFLTQFFTYLFLTVLTIIILYPILITASSAFKPGNIAAFTLEWSDSWTLNNFTRLFNETLYLDWYKNTLIIAVVTMIMQVTIVTLAGYTYSRYRFKGRKNSLIFFLIIQMVPTMAALTAFYVLAMLLGALDQYWFLTLIYIGGGIPMNTWLMKGYFDTVPRDLDESAKLDGAGHFRIFAQIILPLVRPMIAVQALWAFMGPFGDFLLAKFLLRTPENLTIAVGLQTFIANPQQQKVALFAAGAILAALPICLLFFFLQKNFVSGLTAGGTKG from the coding sequence ATGAGAGACTTTATGAAAGATCAGCGGACGACGAAGTTTTTAACACAGTTTTTCACATATTTGTTTTTAACCGTGTTGACGATTATTATTTTGTATCCGATTCTAATTACTGCCTCCTCTGCCTTTAAACCAGGGAATATCGCAGCATTTACGCTAGAGTGGTCGGACAGTTGGACACTTAATAACTTTACGAGACTATTTAACGAAACACTTTATCTTGATTGGTACAAAAATACGCTAATTATTGCTGTTGTAACGATGATTATGCAAGTAACGATTGTAACGCTTGCTGGTTATACATACAGCCGTTACCGTTTCAAAGGTCGGAAAAATAGCTTGATTTTCTTCTTAATCATCCAAATGGTACCAACAATGGCAGCTCTTACAGCATTTTACGTTTTAGCAATGCTTTTAGGCGCACTAGACCAGTACTGGTTCCTAACATTGATTTATATCGGTGGCGGAATTCCAATGAATACTTGGTTGATGAAAGGGTACTTTGATACGGTTCCACGGGATCTGGATGAATCTGCAAAACTCGATGGAGCAGGGCATTTCCGGATTTTCGCGCAAATCATTTTACCGCTTGTAAGACCGATGATTGCAGTTCAAGCATTATGGGCATTCATGGGGCCGTTCGGCGATTTCCTACTTGCCAAATTCTTACTCAGAACACCAGAAAACTTAACGATTGCGGTTGGTCTTCAAACGTTTATCGCTAACCCACAACAACAAAAAGTCGCGTTATTCGCAGCAGGAGCTATTCTTGCAGCATTACCGATTTGTTTACTGTTCTTCTTCTTACAAAAGAATTTTGTTTCTGGTTTAACTGCTGGTGGAACAAAAGGCTAA